Proteins encoded in a region of the Methanocella sp. genome:
- a CDS encoding Sjogren's syndrome/scleroderma autoantigen 1 family protein, with product MEDKDLEKVTKMLERGGTMLAKHCECGAPLFKYQGKVVCPVCDAKKQEQARLAVPVETRPAVSHQAVEKVNSTPVMEMPERRMSVVVGSEELNDAAVEAAVIAKINDIAARLASETYPNKIQMYLDILERSLRVLKELHGISR from the coding sequence ATGGAAGACAAAGACCTTGAGAAAGTGACGAAGATGCTGGAGCGGGGCGGCACGATGCTCGCGAAGCACTGCGAGTGCGGGGCGCCCCTGTTCAAGTACCAGGGCAAGGTCGTCTGCCCGGTCTGCGACGCCAAAAAGCAGGAGCAGGCCCGCCTGGCGGTGCCAGTGGAGACCCGGCCGGCCGTTTCGCACCAGGCCGTGGAAAAGGTCAATAGTACGCCCGTTATGGAGATGCCCGAGCGGCGCATGAGCGTGGTCGTGGGAAGCGAGGAATTGAATGACGCGGCCGTCGAGGCGGCGGTCATCGCGAAGATTAACGACATCGCGGCCCGGCTCGCCTCCGAGACCTACCCGAACAAGATCCAGATGTACCTGGACATCCTGGAGAGGTCCCTGCGGGTCCTGAAAGAGCTGCACGGAATATCCCGCTAA
- a CDS encoding NOG1 family protein yields MMFEKIRTVPTADELLDKAYSRAARAGRGKIREVTDRKELEESMLLTSSNIITDNLRNIAGDWPSLDRMSDFYKELTDIIVGIDRLKMSLGSLDWAASKVKEISRKYVGTMRKSQDPVLVRKQAYGRISSIVYDIDKDLRLLNEARNKLRDLPDVKEEPTIVVAGYPNVGKSSFVSDITGARPEIAQYPFTTKSITIGHFTKNRKRYQVIDTPGLLDRPLDERNDIERQAISALRHVGNVALFIIDPSETCGYTLKEQYHLLKEVRDFVHMPVVVAANKIDIRGGDEKVEADIRMSTLKGEGVVEARDCLVRMIESQVPKKKPEEPGIELPPSRKKK; encoded by the coding sequence ATGATGTTCGAGAAGATACGCACGGTCCCCACGGCGGACGAGCTGCTGGATAAGGCCTATTCCAGGGCCGCGAGGGCCGGCAGGGGAAAGATACGGGAAGTCACTGACCGGAAGGAGCTGGAGGAGTCGATGCTCCTGACGTCCAGCAACATAATTACCGATAATCTCAGGAATATCGCCGGCGACTGGCCCAGCCTGGACCGCATGAGCGACTTTTACAAGGAATTGACGGACATCATCGTGGGCATCGACCGGCTGAAGATGTCCCTGGGCTCGCTGGACTGGGCGGCGTCCAAGGTCAAGGAGATCTCGAGGAAGTACGTGGGCACCATGCGGAAGAGCCAGGACCCCGTACTCGTGCGGAAGCAGGCCTACGGCCGCATCTCCTCCATCGTTTACGATATCGACAAGGACCTTCGCCTGTTGAACGAGGCGAGGAATAAATTAAGAGACCTGCCGGACGTCAAGGAGGAACCGACTATTGTTGTCGCCGGCTACCCCAACGTCGGCAAGTCGAGCTTCGTGTCGGACATCACGGGCGCCCGGCCCGAGATCGCCCAGTATCCGTTCACAACGAAAAGCATCACCATCGGCCATTTCACGAAAAATAGAAAGCGCTACCAGGTCATCGACACCCCCGGCCTGCTGGACCGGCCCCTCGACGAGCGGAACGATATCGAGCGGCAGGCGATCTCCGCGTTGCGCCACGTGGGCAACGTCGCTCTCTTTATCATCGACCCGAGCGAAACGTGCGGCTACACGCTCAAGGAGCAGTACCATCTCCTGAAAGAGGTCCGGGACTTCGTGCATATGCCCGTCGTGGTCGCCGCCAATAAGATCGATATCAGGGGCGGAGACGAAAAGGTCGAGGCGGACATACGCATGTCCACGCTGAAGGGCGAGGGCGTCGTGGAGGCCCGGGACTGCCTGGTGAGAATGATAGAGTCCCAGGTGCCGAAGAAAAAGCCCGAAGAGCCCGGCATCGAGCTCCCGCCGTCCCGCAAGAAGAAGTGA
- a CDS encoding S26 family signal peptidase has translation MVKTPDFLKNFEAKHPGIYGFIQDTVFSLAVVAVIAAVLYLYAGMWPPMVSVNGISMLPNMENGDLVFIQGLSRGDVQTYENSTATNYTMYNGYGDVIVYEPYDDASRPLVIHRAIRWVKAGEPMWPGGPAAPWSGYITLGDNNHGVYDQMAPSICYEQPVKKEWILGIARFKVPYLGYLRSLV, from the coding sequence ATGGTCAAAACACCCGATTTCCTGAAAAATTTTGAGGCGAAACATCCGGGGATCTACGGGTTCATTCAGGACACCGTGTTCTCCTTGGCCGTCGTGGCGGTCATCGCCGCGGTGCTCTACCTGTACGCGGGCATGTGGCCCCCTATGGTCTCGGTCAACGGCATCAGCATGCTGCCCAACATGGAGAACGGCGACCTGGTGTTCATACAGGGCCTGAGCCGGGGCGACGTCCAGACCTACGAGAACTCGACGGCCACTAACTATACGATGTATAACGGTTACGGCGACGTCATCGTGTACGAGCCCTATGACGACGCATCCAGGCCCCTCGTGATCCACCGGGCCATCCGGTGGGTGAAAGCGGGCGAGCCCATGTGGCCCGGGGGCCCTGCGGCCCCGTGGTCGGGCTATATAACCCTGGGCGATAACAACCACGGCGTCTACGACCAGATGGCCCCATCGATATGCTACGAGCAGCCCGTAAAGAAGGAATGGATCCTGGGCATCGCCAGGTTCAAGGTGCCCTACCTGGGCTACCTGCGCTCGCTGGTCTAG